The following are encoded together in the Tursiops truncatus isolate mTurTru1 chromosome 10, mTurTru1.mat.Y, whole genome shotgun sequence genome:
- the DUSP22 gene encoding dual specificity protein phosphatase 22 isoform X5: MHSSSGFTISKPNLTAAARGCSWSGQMATLLEPRQDASASAEAGTVLHVWGKDPSSPGQDISKKVFSSSTSAACEVRAALFTGQAGFRSEPSESPTLPCLCGSWPCSLAGVSRSVTLVVAYIMTVTDFGWEDALRTVRAGRSCANPNLGFQRQLQEFEEHQVCQFRQWLKEEYGESPLRDAEEARGILGKYKEQGRAEPPPGARRWGGLPASPPLAYGSCTTET; encoded by the exons ATGCATTCCAGCAGCGGATTCACCATCTCAAAACCT AATCTGACTGCAGCAGCCCGTGGGTGTTCGTGGTCAGGGCAGATGGCCACTCTGCTCGAACCGCGCCAGGATGCTTCAGCTTCGGCGGAGGCAGGCACTGTGCTCCACGTCTGGGGCAAGGACCCTAGCTCACCAG GACAAGACATTTCAAAGAAAGTATTCAGTTCATCCACGAGTGCCGCCTGCGAGGTGAGGGCTGCCTTGTTCACTG GGCAGGCAGGCTTCCGCAGTGAGCCTTCAGAGTCCCCGACCCTCCCTTGCCTGTGTGGTTCTTGGCCCTGCAGCCTGGCCGGCGTCTCCAGGAGTGTGACTCTGGTGGTCGCATACATCATGACGGTCACCGACTTCGGCTGGGAAGATGCCCTGCGCACTGTGCGTGCGGGGAGGTCCTGTGCAAACCCCAACCTGGGCTTCCAGAGGCAGCTGCAGGAGTTTGAGGAACACCAGGTCTGTCAG TTCCGCCAGTGGCTGAAGGAGGAGTACGGAGAGAGCCCTTTGCGGGATGCAGAAGAAGCCAGAGGCATTCTGGGTAAATACAAAGAGCAGGGGCGCGCGGAGCCCCCGCCTGGCGCCAGGCGCTGGGGTGGCCTCCCGGCCTCACCTCCTCTGGCCTACGGCAGCTGCACCACGGAGACCTAG
- the DUSP22 gene encoding dual specificity protein phosphatase 22 isoform X9 — MHSSSGFTISKPDKTFQRKYSVHPRVPPASLAGVSRSVTLVVAYIMTVTDFGWEDALRTVRAGRSCANPNLGFQRQLQEFEEHQVCQFRQWLKEEYGESPLRDAEEARGILGATFRKMRTDAWFLVSGAPGWRKLELFPSPTPAAHLPAAAPERCESGVGGVAPLLAARTARGPGCADEKAWLRAEAPPEGGVWLQL; from the exons ATGCATTCCAGCAGCGGATTCACCATCTCAAAACCT GACAAGACATTTCAAAGAAAGTATTCAGTTCATCCACGAGTGCCGCCTGCGAG CCTGGCCGGCGTCTCCAGGAGTGTGACTCTGGTGGTCGCATACATCATGACGGTCACCGACTTCGGCTGGGAAGATGCCCTGCGCACTGTGCGTGCGGGGAGGTCCTGTGCAAACCCCAACCTGGGCTTCCAGAGGCAGCTGCAGGAGTTTGAGGAACACCAGGTCTGTCAG TTCCGCCAGTGGCTGAAGGAGGAGTACGGAGAGAGCCCTTTGCGGGATGCAGAAGAAGCCAGAGGCATTCTGG GAGCTACTTTTAGAAAAATGAGGACAGACGCTTGGTTCCTAGTTTCCGGCGCCCCAGGCTGGCGGAAGCTGGAGCTGTTTCCAAGCCCGACGCCTGCGGCCCACTTGCCAGCGGCCGCTCCTGAGCGATGCGAGTCCGGGGTCGGTGGGGTGGCACCTCTGCTCGCTGCCCGGACCGCCCGCGGCCCGGGCTGCGCGGACGAGAAGGCCTGGCTCCGGGCCGAGGCTCCCCCGGAAGGTGGTGTTTGGCTGCAACTGTGA
- the DUSP22 gene encoding dual specificity protein phosphatase 22 isoform X13, with protein MTVTDFGWEDALRTVRAGRSCANPNLGFQRQLQEFEEHQVCQFRQWLKEEYGESPLRDAEEARGILGATFRKMRTDAWFLVSGAPGWRKLELFPSPTPAAHLPAAAPERCESGVGGVAPLLAARTARGPGCADEKAWLRAEAPPEGGVWLQL; from the exons ATGACGGTCACCGACTTCGGCTGGGAAGATGCCCTGCGCACTGTGCGTGCGGGGAGGTCCTGTGCAAACCCCAACCTGGGCTTCCAGAGGCAGCTGCAGGAGTTTGAGGAACACCAGGTCTGTCAG TTCCGCCAGTGGCTGAAGGAGGAGTACGGAGAGAGCCCTTTGCGGGATGCAGAAGAAGCCAGAGGCATTCTGG GAGCTACTTTTAGAAAAATGAGGACAGACGCTTGGTTCCTAGTTTCCGGCGCCCCAGGCTGGCGGAAGCTGGAGCTGTTTCCAAGCCCGACGCCTGCGGCCCACTTGCCAGCGGCCGCTCCTGAGCGATGCGAGTCCGGGGTCGGTGGGGTGGCACCTCTGCTCGCTGCCCGGACCGCCCGCGGCCCGGGCTGCGCGGACGAGAAGGCCTGGCTCCGGGCCGAGGCTCCCCCGGAAGGTGGTGTTTGGCTGCAACTGTGA
- the DUSP22 gene encoding dual specificity protein phosphatase 22 isoform X6 translates to MLQLRRRQALCSTSGARTLAHQDKTFQRKYSVHPRVPPASLAGVSRSVTLVVAYIMTVTDFGWEDALRTVRAGRSCANPNLGFQRQLQEFEEHQVCQFRQWLKEEYGESPLRDAEEARGILGATFRKMRTDAWFLVSGAPGWRKLELFPSPTPAAHLPAAAPERCESGVGGVAPLLAARTARGPGCADEKAWLRAEAPPEGGVWLQL, encoded by the exons ATGCTTCAGCTTCGGCGGAGGCAGGCACTGTGCTCCACGTCTGGGGCAAGGACCCTAGCTCACCAG GACAAGACATTTCAAAGAAAGTATTCAGTTCATCCACGAGTGCCGCCTGCGAG CCTGGCCGGCGTCTCCAGGAGTGTGACTCTGGTGGTCGCATACATCATGACGGTCACCGACTTCGGCTGGGAAGATGCCCTGCGCACTGTGCGTGCGGGGAGGTCCTGTGCAAACCCCAACCTGGGCTTCCAGAGGCAGCTGCAGGAGTTTGAGGAACACCAGGTCTGTCAG TTCCGCCAGTGGCTGAAGGAGGAGTACGGAGAGAGCCCTTTGCGGGATGCAGAAGAAGCCAGAGGCATTCTGG GAGCTACTTTTAGAAAAATGAGGACAGACGCTTGGTTCCTAGTTTCCGGCGCCCCAGGCTGGCGGAAGCTGGAGCTGTTTCCAAGCCCGACGCCTGCGGCCCACTTGCCAGCGGCCGCTCCTGAGCGATGCGAGTCCGGGGTCGGTGGGGTGGCACCTCTGCTCGCTGCCCGGACCGCCCGCGGCCCGGGCTGCGCGGACGAGAAGGCCTGGCTCCGGGCCGAGGCTCCCCCGGAAGGTGGTGTTTGGCTGCAACTGTGA
- the DUSP22 gene encoding dual specificity protein phosphatase 22 isoform X1: MHSSSGFTISKPNLTAAARGCSWSGQMATLLEPRQDASASAEAGTVLHVWGKDPSSPGQDISKKVFSSSTSAACEVRAALFTGQAGFRSEPSESPTLPCLCGSWPCSLAGVSRSVTLVVAYIMTVTDFGWEDALRTVRAGRSCANPNLGFQRQLQEFEEHQVCQFRQWLKEEYGESPLRDAEEARGILGATFRKMRTDAWFLVSGAPGWRKLELFPSPTPAAHLPAAAPERCESGVGGVAPLLAARTARGPGCADEKAWLRAEAPPEGGVWLQL; encoded by the exons ATGCATTCCAGCAGCGGATTCACCATCTCAAAACCT AATCTGACTGCAGCAGCCCGTGGGTGTTCGTGGTCAGGGCAGATGGCCACTCTGCTCGAACCGCGCCAGGATGCTTCAGCTTCGGCGGAGGCAGGCACTGTGCTCCACGTCTGGGGCAAGGACCCTAGCTCACCAG GACAAGACATTTCAAAGAAAGTATTCAGTTCATCCACGAGTGCCGCCTGCGAGGTGAGGGCTGCCTTGTTCACTG GGCAGGCAGGCTTCCGCAGTGAGCCTTCAGAGTCCCCGACCCTCCCTTGCCTGTGTGGTTCTTGGCCCTGCAGCCTGGCCGGCGTCTCCAGGAGTGTGACTCTGGTGGTCGCATACATCATGACGGTCACCGACTTCGGCTGGGAAGATGCCCTGCGCACTGTGCGTGCGGGGAGGTCCTGTGCAAACCCCAACCTGGGCTTCCAGAGGCAGCTGCAGGAGTTTGAGGAACACCAGGTCTGTCAG TTCCGCCAGTGGCTGAAGGAGGAGTACGGAGAGAGCCCTTTGCGGGATGCAGAAGAAGCCAGAGGCATTCTGG GAGCTACTTTTAGAAAAATGAGGACAGACGCTTGGTTCCTAGTTTCCGGCGCCCCAGGCTGGCGGAAGCTGGAGCTGTTTCCAAGCCCGACGCCTGCGGCCCACTTGCCAGCGGCCGCTCCTGAGCGATGCGAGTCCGGGGTCGGTGGGGTGGCACCTCTGCTCGCTGCCCGGACCGCCCGCGGCCCGGGCTGCGCGGACGAGAAGGCCTGGCTCCGGGCCGAGGCTCCCCCGGAAGGTGGTGTTTGGCTGCAACTGTGA
- the DUSP22 gene encoding dual specificity protein phosphatase 22 isoform X8, with amino-acid sequence MHSSSGFTISKPNLTAAARGCSWSGQMATLLEPRQDASASAEAGTVLHVWGKDPSSPGQDISKKVFSSSTSAACEVRAALFTGQAGFRSEPSESPTLPCLCGSWPCSLAGVSRSVTLVVAYIMTVTDFGWEDALRTVRAGRSCANPNLGFQRQLQEFEEHQVCQFRQWLKEEYGESPLRDAEEARGILATPGILKYWASLRRL; translated from the exons ATGCATTCCAGCAGCGGATTCACCATCTCAAAACCT AATCTGACTGCAGCAGCCCGTGGGTGTTCGTGGTCAGGGCAGATGGCCACTCTGCTCGAACCGCGCCAGGATGCTTCAGCTTCGGCGGAGGCAGGCACTGTGCTCCACGTCTGGGGCAAGGACCCTAGCTCACCAG GACAAGACATTTCAAAGAAAGTATTCAGTTCATCCACGAGTGCCGCCTGCGAGGTGAGGGCTGCCTTGTTCACTG GGCAGGCAGGCTTCCGCAGTGAGCCTTCAGAGTCCCCGACCCTCCCTTGCCTGTGTGGTTCTTGGCCCTGCAGCCTGGCCGGCGTCTCCAGGAGTGTGACTCTGGTGGTCGCATACATCATGACGGTCACCGACTTCGGCTGGGAAGATGCCCTGCGCACTGTGCGTGCGGGGAGGTCCTGTGCAAACCCCAACCTGGGCTTCCAGAGGCAGCTGCAGGAGTTTGAGGAACACCAGGTCTGTCAG TTCCGCCAGTGGCTGAAGGAGGAGTACGGAGAGAGCCCTTTGCGGGATGCAGAAGAAGCCAGAGGCATTCTGG CCACCCCAGGGATTCTGAAGTACTGGGCCTCTCTCAGAAGACTGTAA
- the DUSP22 gene encoding dual specificity protein phosphatase 22 isoform X11 translates to MHSSSGFTISKPNLTAAARGCSWSGQMATLLEPRQDASASAEAGTVLHVWGKDPSSPGQDISKKVFSSSTSAACEVRAALFTGQAGFRSEPSESPTLPCLCGSWPCSLAGVSRSVTLVVAYIMTVTDFGWEDALRTVRAGRSCANPNLGFQRQLQEFEEHQVCQFRQWLKEEYGESPLRDAEEARGILEKHNFWS, encoded by the exons ATGCATTCCAGCAGCGGATTCACCATCTCAAAACCT AATCTGACTGCAGCAGCCCGTGGGTGTTCGTGGTCAGGGCAGATGGCCACTCTGCTCGAACCGCGCCAGGATGCTTCAGCTTCGGCGGAGGCAGGCACTGTGCTCCACGTCTGGGGCAAGGACCCTAGCTCACCAG GACAAGACATTTCAAAGAAAGTATTCAGTTCATCCACGAGTGCCGCCTGCGAGGTGAGGGCTGCCTTGTTCACTG GGCAGGCAGGCTTCCGCAGTGAGCCTTCAGAGTCCCCGACCCTCCCTTGCCTGTGTGGTTCTTGGCCCTGCAGCCTGGCCGGCGTCTCCAGGAGTGTGACTCTGGTGGTCGCATACATCATGACGGTCACCGACTTCGGCTGGGAAGATGCCCTGCGCACTGTGCGTGCGGGGAGGTCCTGTGCAAACCCCAACCTGGGCTTCCAGAGGCAGCTGCAGGAGTTTGAGGAACACCAGGTCTGTCAG TTCCGCCAGTGGCTGAAGGAGGAGTACGGAGAGAGCCCTTTGCGGGATGCAGAAGAAGCCAGAGGCATTCTGG AGAAGCACAACTTCTGGTCCTAG
- the DUSP22 gene encoding dual specificity protein phosphatase 22 isoform X10, which translates to MHSSSGFTISKPNLTAAARGCSWSGQMATLLEPRQDASASAEAGTVLHVWGKDPSSPGQDISKKVFSSSTSAACEVRAALFTGQAGFRSEPSESPTLPCLCGSWPCSLAGVSRSVTLVVAYIMTVTDFGWEDALRTVRAGRSCANPNLGFQRQLQEFEEHQVCQFRQWLKEEYGESPLRDAEEARGILAPLLPRDHL; encoded by the exons ATGCATTCCAGCAGCGGATTCACCATCTCAAAACCT AATCTGACTGCAGCAGCCCGTGGGTGTTCGTGGTCAGGGCAGATGGCCACTCTGCTCGAACCGCGCCAGGATGCTTCAGCTTCGGCGGAGGCAGGCACTGTGCTCCACGTCTGGGGCAAGGACCCTAGCTCACCAG GACAAGACATTTCAAAGAAAGTATTCAGTTCATCCACGAGTGCCGCCTGCGAGGTGAGGGCTGCCTTGTTCACTG GGCAGGCAGGCTTCCGCAGTGAGCCTTCAGAGTCCCCGACCCTCCCTTGCCTGTGTGGTTCTTGGCCCTGCAGCCTGGCCGGCGTCTCCAGGAGTGTGACTCTGGTGGTCGCATACATCATGACGGTCACCGACTTCGGCTGGGAAGATGCCCTGCGCACTGTGCGTGCGGGGAGGTCCTGTGCAAACCCCAACCTGGGCTTCCAGAGGCAGCTGCAGGAGTTTGAGGAACACCAGGTCTGTCAG TTCCGCCAGTGGCTGAAGGAGGAGTACGGAGAGAGCCCTTTGCGGGATGCAGAAGAAGCCAGAGGCATTCTGG